A stretch of the Salvelinus fontinalis isolate EN_2023a chromosome 22, ASM2944872v1, whole genome shotgun sequence genome encodes the following:
- the LOC129820334 gene encoding collagen alpha-2(IX) chain-like produces the protein MTGLSAVLKSWVVLQTLCLALAQVSGPPGPQGNPGLPGPSGTPGSDGIDGEKGPPGPPGPTGLKGEPGEHGPDGAPGENGIDGLIGAKGDRGPVGNPGPKGQPGPGGEPGPTGPGLPGLAGAPGPIGLPGKIGQTGSQGVLGAPGPPGIPGPPGKPGPPGKFLGGEEGSADFQCPINCPAGPKGPQGLQGVKGHKGRAGVLGEPGSIGKLGTKGEVGVSGEQGIPGPPGPMGLRGYPGMMGPKAEAGPRGYKGINGPVGQPGPPGEEGPQGPPGEAGKKGDLGGRGIKGPQGAVGKKGENGLPGIDGKDGTPGIPGIKGAPGQAGRPGGPGHQGTAGLPGSPGTKGGPGGKGEPGPRGHVGMSGAPGPQGEPGLPGEAGMEGVPGPKGDRGQRGAVGPHGFVGKANYIFLTVRCVSCSPWPDQYIVFALYYNVLCIYCVTCLSSQGFQGKVGAKGDFGDPGVEGLAGEKGETGLGGEPGPKGQQGVRGELGFNGPTGDSGKPGDQGPGGLPGPRGLNGERGLPGMPGIVGAAGRDASDQHIIEVVLKMLQERLAAVAVSARRAVLGGAGVMGPPGPPGPPGAPGGQGPHGLTGARGIPGMFGASGQIGNTGLKGKRGAKGDRGNSGKPHPGQPGPPGIPGPPGIDGVARNGKPGERGPQGSAGEAGHPGKAGPTGLPGFCEAAACLAASAYTSPRLQDSARVKGPGV, from the exons atgACTGGACTCTCGGCTGTGTTGAAGAGCTGGGTCGTCCTGCAGACTCTGTGCCTGGCTCTGGCCCAAGTG AGCGGTCCTCCAGGACCTCAGGGCAATCCCGGCCTGCCTGGGCCCTCTGGCACTCCCGGGTCCGATGGCATTGAT ggGGAGAAAGGACCTCCTGGTCCTCCTGGCCCAACA GGCTTGAAGGGGGAGCCAGGTGAACATGGTCCAGATGGAGCTCCAGGAGAGAACGGCATTGAC GGTTTGATTGGAGCAAAGGGAGATCGGGGTCCTGTCGGGAACCCTGGACCTAAG GGCCAGCCTGGGCCTGGTGGTGAACCTGGACCAACT ggacCCGGACTGCCTGGTCTGGCT GGAGCCCCGGGCCCAATCGGCCTTCCCGGTAAAATTGGACAGACTGGATCTCAG GGCGTATTGGGAGCACCTGGACCTCCAGGAATTCCAGGACCCCCAGGAAAACCA ggACCTCCAGGGAAGTtcttgggaggagaggagggcagtgcaGACTTCCAG tGTCCAATCAACTGCCCAGCAGGGCCTAAGGGTCCCCAGGGACTGCAGGGGGTCAAG GGACACAAAGGTCGTGCTGGTGTGCTGGGAGAGCCTGGCAGCATTGGGAAACTC ggtacAAAGGGAGAGGTCGGCGTCTCTGGGGAACAGGGAATCCCAGGACCCCCG GGTCCTATGGGATTGAGGGGTTACCCAGGAATGATGGGCCCCAAGGCAGAGGCG GGACCTCGTGGTTACAAGGGCATCAACGGACCAGTTGGCCAACCTGGACCCCCA GGTGAGGAGGGACCCCAGGGACCACCTGGAGAGGCTGGGAAGAAAGGAGATTTG GGTGGCCGAGGTATCAAGGGCCCACAGGGAGCTGTTGGCAAGAAGGGAGAGAAC GGTCTGCCTGGTATTGATGGAAAGGACGGCACTCCTGGCATCCCTGGAATCAAG ggtgcCCCAGGGCAGGCTGGGAGGCCTGGTGGTCCCGGTCACCAGGGAACAGCA GGTTTGCCTGGCAGCCCCGGAACCAAGGGTGGACCTGGAGGCAAG GGAGAGCCTGGTCCCAGAGGCCATGTTGGAATGTCTGGTGCCCCAGGACCTCAG ggtgagCCTGGTCTTCCTGGTGAAGCTGGTATGGAGGGTGTTCCTGGTCCTAAG gGTGACAGAGGCCAGAGGGGAGCTGTAGGGCCACATGGTTTTGTCGGCAAGGCA AACTACATCTTTCTTACTGTGCGCTGTGTCTCCTGCAGTCCTTGGCCAGATCAATATATTGTCTTTGCTCtttattataatgtattatgtattTACTGTGTGACTTGTCTGTCTTCACAGGGATTCCAAGGAAAAGTTGGGGCGAAGGGAGACTTT GGGGATCCTGGTGTAGAAGGCTTGGCTGGGGAGAAAGGAGAGACG GGTTTGGGTGGTGAGCCTGGACCCAAAGGACAG CAAGGAGTGAGGGGAGAGCTAGGTTTCAACGGCCCCACAGGAGACTCAGGTAAACCAGGAGACCAGGGACCAGGAGGACTGCCCGGGCCTCGTGGCCTCAACGGAGAGAGAGGACTGCCAGGCATGCCAGGAATCGTGGGGGCAGCG GGACGGGATGCATCTGACCAGCACATCATTGAGGTGGTTCTGAAGATGCTGCAAG AGCGTCTGGCGGCTGTAGCGGTGAGCGCTAGGCGTGCCGTACTGGGTGGAGCCGGTGTCATGGGTCCCCCTGGTCCTCCTGGACCCCCAGGAGCTCCTGGTGGTCAGGGCCCACACGGCCTCACCGGCGCCCGTGGCATCCCTGGAATGTTTGGAGCCTCCGGCCAGATTGGCAACACCGGACTGAAAG GAAAGAGAGGAGCAAAGGGAGACCGAGGAAATTCTGGCAAACCACATCCTGGCCAGCCAGGACCCCCTGGAATACCAG gTCCTCCTGGTATTGACGGCGTGGCTCGAAACGGTAAGCCTGGCGAGCGAGGCCCCCAGGGTTCGGCAGGAGAGGCTGGTCATCCCGGTAAGGCGGGCCCCACTGGTCTTCCAGGGTTCTGTGAGGCTGCAGCCTGCCTAGCTGCCTCGGCCTACACCTCCCCCAGACTACAGGACTCCGCCAGGGTCAAGGGCCCCGGAGTCTAA